Proteins from a genomic interval of Rosa chinensis cultivar Old Blush chromosome 2, RchiOBHm-V2, whole genome shotgun sequence:
- the LOC112185761 gene encoding oxidation resistance protein 1 → MDKSNSLSDSAVKANSGKRSLFSKGKHTLSKAMYQAARFGGYRSQERKGNLDVKGDDGNDSEFAGVEMRHMQKPQKPVALVHLTDISELSLLLTEKTRIALYSSLPALVQGRRWLLLYSTWRHGISLSTLYRRSMLWPGLSLLVVGDRKGAVFDGLVEAPLRPINKKYQGTNDTFVFTNTPDHPVIYHPTGANRYFTLCATDFLAIGGGGHFALYLNSDLLSGSSSVSETYGNPCLANSEDFDVKEVELWGFVYATKYEEVLAQSRMEAPGVCRW, encoded by the exons ATGGATAAGAGCAACTCATTGTCTGATTCTGCAGTGAAAGCAAACAGTGGGAAGAGAAGCTTGTTTTCCAAGGGGAAACACACGCTTAGTAAAGCTATGTACCAGGCTGCAAGATTTGGTGGGTATCGGAGTCAAGAGCGGAAGGGTAACCTTGATGTAAAAGGTGATGATGGGAATGACTCTGAGTTCGCTGGAGTTGAGATGAGGCATATGCAGAAACCACAAAAGCCTGTGGCCTTGGTTCATTTGACAGACATCTCCGAACTGTCTTTACTTCTTACTGAGAAAACTAGAATTGCTCTTTACAGTTCACTCCCGGCGCTAGTACAGGGAAGACGATGGTTGTTACTATATAG TACATGGAGGCATGGCATATCACTTTCAACCCTATACAGAAGAAGTATGCTTTGGCCTGGCCTCAGTTTGCTG GTTGTTGGAGACCGTAAAGGTGCAGTTTTTGATGGCTTGGTGGAGGCACCTCTAAGACCAATCAACAAGAAGTATCAG GGAACAAATGATACATTTGTTTTCACAAATACACCTGACCATCCTGTTATATATCACCCTACAG GTGCCAACCGCTATTTCACATTGTGCGCTactgactttttagctattggTGGGGGTGGTCATTTTGCACTCTACTTGAACAGTGATCT ATTGAGTGGATCAAGTTCAGTTTCAGAAACCTATGGGAATCCATGTCTTGCAAACTCAGAAGACTTTGATGTGAAAGAAGTAGAG TTATGGGGTTTTGTTTATGCTACTAAGTATGAGGAAGTACTTGCTCAAAGCCGTATGGAGGCACCTGGGGTTTGCCGATGGTGA
- the LOC112185747 gene encoding polyadenylation and cleavage factor homolog 4, whose translation MMQVYGNQRGPYGPIKNSMGSVKNQGPCKPRYMPFPANHRNQVPSVGHFQPQFLPPRPNFYPSPQTLVPPYSCGGYNFQGQGGSTSASSVPHRLPPQGVSPVNSAGPVASGLLGSLMAQGVISLKNQSRGVLEGTSSLNSLPLVPQRDAFPVQNAAADVPVVVLGLIDSLLAQGVISLKRQSPVLKEEKDAVVGCEFSGLDLNLRHESVVISLYEGGLPRQCKSCGLRFKCEKQHSSHMDWHVKKNRMSKTRKQKPSRNLYATTSMWLVTDVEAETEALPSGVVLCVADTSGVAEKKRKTSDEEMVVPADEDQSKCALCTDAFVEFYSHEKDEWMYKGAVYLNAPQGPAPEMDRSQLGPIVHAKCWSEGSRKRLRRT comes from the coding sequence ATGATGCAAGTCTACGGAAACCAGAGAGGTCCTTATGGACCAATCAAGAATTCTATGGGTTCTGTCAAGAATCAAGGTCCATGTAAACCACGCTATATGCCTTTTCCGGCTAATCACCGGAACCAGGTGCCATCGGTCGGTCATTTTCAGCCCCAATTTCTTCCACCTCGACCAAATTTCTACCCATCTCCACAAACCCTGGTGCCACCTTATTCATGTGGTGGGTACAATTTTCAAGGGCAGGGTGGTTCTACTTCAGCAAGTTCTGTCCCTCATCGTCTACCACCGCAAGGCGTATCTCCGGTTAACAGTGCTGGTCCAGTAGCCTCTGGTTTGCTTGGGTCTCTAATGGCACAAGGTGTGATCTCATTGAAAAATCAAAGCAGAGGAGTACTGGAGGGTACTAGTTCACTAAATTCTCTACCTCTTGTACCACAGCGAGATGCATTTCCTGTTCAAAATGCTGCTGCTGATGTTCCAGTAGTAGTTCTTGGTTTGATTGATTCTCTCCTGGCACAAGGTGTCATTTCGTTGAAGAGACAAAGCCCGGTACTGAAAGAGGAGAAGGATGCTGTGGTAGGATGTGAGTTTTCCGGCCTTGATCTAAATCTGCGTCACGAATCTGTGGTAATCAGCTTGTATGAGGGTGGTCTGCCAAGGCAATGTAAAAGCTGTGGCCTCCGGTTCAAGTGTGAAAAACAGCACAGCAGCCATATGGATTGGCATGTCAAGAAGAACCGGATGTCCAAAACCCGCAAGCAGAAGCCCTCTCGTAACCTTTATGCAACTACAAGCATGTGGCTTGTTACTGATGTAGAGGCTGAGACTGAGGCATTACCTTCTGGTGTAGTTTTGTGCGTTGCTGACACCAGTGGCGTGgcggaaaagaaaaggaagactAGTGATGAAGAAATGGTTGTTCCTGCGGACGAGGATCAGAGTAAATGTGCCTTATGCACAGACGCTTTTGTTGAGTTTTATAGTCATGAGAAAGATGAGTGGATGTATAAAGGTGCTGTTTACTTGAATGCGCCTCAGGGGCCAGCTCCGGAGATGGATCGGTCACAGTTGGGTCCTATAGTCCATGCCAAATGCTGGTCGGAGGGTAGTAGGAAACGTCTGCGGAGGACTTGA
- the LOC112184000 gene encoding LOW QUALITY PROTEIN: asparagine synthetase [glutamine-hydrolyzing] 2-like (The sequence of the model RefSeq protein was modified relative to this genomic sequence to represent the inferred CDS: substituted 2 bases at 2 genomic stop codons), with translation MGNGEEKGELGSIWFASEMKAISDDCERFISFPPGHLYSGKQGGLRRWYNPEWFLEKIPSXPYDPIVLRXAFEKAVLKRLTTDVPFGVLLSGGLDSSLVAAVACRYLAKSEAARQWGSQLHTFCVGLEGSPDLKAAREVADYLGTHHHKFHFTVHEGIDALEEVIYHIETYDVTTVRASTPMFLMSRKIKSLGVKMVLSGEGSDEIFGGYLYFHKAPNKEEFHQETCQNIKALHLCDCLRANKSTSAWGVEARVPFLDKEFIKTAMDIKLPPPPPPPLQFYTQFKYCNKADLGRIENWVLCKAFDDDQKPYLLKHNLHRQKGRFSDGVGYSWIDGLKDHANKQVTDSMLMNASFVYPENTPTTKEGYYYRTIFEKYFPKNAARSTVPGGPSVACSTAKAVEWDAEWSKNPDPSGRASLGVHAAAYEESKNVKTGSLVSDSPQKLVKGVAEKVAAVV, from the exons ATGGGGAATGGAGAGGAGAAAggagagctcg GATCAATTTGGTTTGCGTCAGAAATGAAAGCTATAAGTGATGATTGTGAAAGATTCATATCTTTTCCTCCTGGGCATCTATACTCTGGCAAACAAG GAGGGCTGAGAAGGTGGTACAATCCAGAATGGTTTTTGGAGAAGATACCATCATAACCTTATGATCCCATTGTTTTACGCTAGGCTTTTGAGAAG GCAGTGTTAAAGAGACTTACGACAGATGTACCATTCGGTGTTCTTTTGTCCGGAGGATTGGACTCGTCACTCGTTGCTGCTGTGGCTTGTCGCTATTTGGCTAAATCAGAAGCTGCACGTCAGTGGGGGTCACAATTACATACCTTTTGCGTTGGCTTAGAG GGTTCTCCAGATTTAAAAGCAGCAAGAGAAGTTGCTGATTATCTTGGAACTCATCATCACAAGTTTCACTTTACTGTTCAC GAAGGCATAGATGCACTTGAAGAAGTTATCTACCATATTGAGACATATGATGTGACCACTGTCAGAGCCAGCACTCCAATGTTTCTTATGTCTCGTAAGATAAAATCTCTGGGAGTAAAAATGGTCCTTTCTGGTGAAGGTTCAGATGAAATCTTTGGTGGCTACTTGTATTTCCACAAGGCACCAAACAAGGAGGAGTTTCACCAAGAAACATGCCAGAAT ATTAAAGCTCTTCACCTGTGCGACTGTCTGAGGGCCAACAAATCGACTTCAGCTTGGGGTGTTGAGGCTCGAGTACCGTTTCTTGACAAAGAATTCATCAAGACTGCTATGGACATTaaacttcccccccccccccccccccccctccaatTTTATACACAGTTCAAGTATTGTA ATAAGGCTGATCTTGGGAGAATTGAGAATTGGGTCTTGTGCaaagcatttgatgatgatCAGAAGCCATATTTACTAAAG CACAACTTGCACAGGCAGAAGGGGCGGTTTAGTGATGGTGTCGGTTACAGCTGGATTGATGGCTTGAAAGATCATGCCAACAAACAA GTAACAGATTCAATGTTGATGAACGCAAGCTTTGTCTACCCTGAAAACACTCCGACTACAAAAGAAGGATACTACTATAGGACTATCTTTGAGAAATATTTTCCAAAG AATGCTGCGAGATCGACAGTTCCCGGTGGTCCAAGTGTGGCATGCAGCACAGCAAAAGCTGTGGAGTGGGACGCGGAATGGTCCAAGAACCCTGATCCATCTGGTCGTGCTTCACTTGGTGTACATGCAGCTGCATATGAGGAATCCAAAAATGTGAAGACTGGAAGTCTTGTGAGTGACTCTCCACAGAAACTTGTAAAAGGGGTTGCAGAGAAAGTGGCTGCAGTAGTTTGA